From Coffea arabica cultivar ET-39 chromosome 10e, Coffea Arabica ET-39 HiFi, whole genome shotgun sequence, one genomic window encodes:
- the LOC113711270 gene encoding uncharacterized protein gives MEGDLTELMQKFSLAGNELSGATLELEDLHSGVRECEGSLIGRIMGDKVANFTGVKNFVVAAWGYPRKMTVMELGPNLFQFNIPNLDDKDRIVEGGPWMIDSQILVLNRWSEGIEENYGAFVTAPLWVQIWNLPVHWLTKEVGRKIGAVFKEVKEVPIP, from the coding sequence ATGGAGGGTGACCTGACTGAGCTGATGCAAAAATTCTCTCTTGCTGGGAatgagctctcaggagctacgCTAGAGCTTGAAGATCTACATAGTGGAGTGAGGGAATGTGAAGGTAGCCTAATAGGGAGAATTATGGGAGACAAAGTAGCAAACTTCACAGGGGTTAAGAACTTTGTGGTTGCAGCATGGGGGTATCCTAGAAAAATGACAGTGATGGAACTGGGGCCTAACTTGTTTCAGTTCAACATCCCTAATCTAGACGACAAAGACAGAATTGTAGAAGGAGGCCCTTGGATGATAGATAGTCAAATATTAGTGTTGAACAGGTGGtcagaaggaattgaagagaATTATGGAGCCTTTGTGACTGCACCTCTGTGGGTACAGATATGGAACCTGCCAGTACACTGGCTAACCAAAGAGGTAGGTAGAAAGATTGGGGCTGTGTTCAAAGAAGTAAAAGAGGTCCCAATTCCTTAG